In the Zingiber officinale cultivar Zhangliang chromosome 5A, Zo_v1.1, whole genome shotgun sequence genome, AACACTGTGCAAAAGTGAGTGCTGTTACCTCGCACAGTAGCAGGCTCCTCGAGCTTTCAAATCGACAAACTTCGACGAGCTTCTTCGAGCCTTCAAATCACGCATCCGTCCAGACGATTCATGTGAGCGAGCGATCATGGCTTCCACGATTCCCCATCATCTCTTACACTACGCTGGAGATGAAAGTGTGCAGGAAactaaagaaacaaagaaaattTGCTTCCAACTGTTCTTCGGAACTTCGCAAAAACACACCTCCACTCATCGAGGGCCTTAAAGCTCCAACATTGAACTCCATAAACGCAGTGCAGGAATCAGATCCGAACACGGCATTCCCTTTCCTCTCCGTCAACGCCTCAGGAGCAGTAGAACAGGCACAAAACGCCCAAATCCAAGCAAGTGAGACGCCCCCGGATCAAGAGAAAGATCTCGTAATAAAGATCACCCAATAAAGCTCCCTCCCAAATCGTCTCCCGTCGACGTTTCCTTTTCCTCCGAGTTCGTCTACCAGACCACCGTCCCACAGTTTTAACAAACCACCCTTCCCTTTTTCTATTTAATTACCATAATACCCTTCCTCCTAGTGGATCCGACGGCGCCGCAGCTGCGTTACGCTTATGTATCGGCGGGGCCGACACGTTACGACCGAGCGCGCAAAACGATGCCGATGCTGCGGCAGTGCATCCTTCGCCGTTTTCAAACGACACACCGACCAGCTAACGTGAAAGACGAAGAAGCTGCAACAAACAAACTCCTTCAGCTCAGCATCGAGTTGCAGCGAAGGATCGATGCATCATGCATAAGGAAGGGTGGAAGAAAGGCACAGCTCGCCTCCGCTTGCAGCACTGCACTGAGACGCCATCAATGCCATAAATCATTCATGCATGATTGAGTTCGAGGGAATAACTTTGATTGGCCAAGACTGTTGGCCCAATTCAGTGGTCAGCTGTGGGTGTTAAGAACGGGCCAGAGATTCGCCATGGAAGGGCATCAAGCATTGAATTCCATCAGTTATTGAGGGGCAGTGAATGCTTTCCTGCATGCCCTGGCCAGGCCAAACTGCTCATTGTACTTGCAATAATGCAACGAACATTAACAATTTATCAACTGTATTTTTAAATTGGGCTGTCGAAAGCCCAATTATCATGGCAAAGGGCCGGCCCAAATTGTTGACCGAGGCCCAATAGGTAAATGGTGGAACCGAGTGAGATTGAGCTCGGCATCCAATTTAAGGGGGCGTCCTCGACCGATCTCCCTTCCAATTCTCCATCTCTTCCAGGGATTTCTTCGCGCTTCCGATCGATCGGAGGTTTTCTCGTCGGTTCGTAAGATCCGAAGGTACTTCTCTTCCAGATCCTTTCGGCAATTTGAATCCCTCTGAACTTTTTGGATTGGTTGAAGATTTGGGCTTTCGGGGATTGGGGCTGCATATCGCTTCTGATCTAGCGGGACTTGATCTTGTTTCCGCAGGTGATGGCGTCGAGGCTCCACCAACTTCGGTCGAAGGCTGGTCAGGCTTCGGAGTTCATCGCCAAGCACGGGGGCGCTTACTACAAGGAGCTGCTGGAGAAGAACAAGCAGTACATCGTTCAGCCACCCACGATCGAGGCATGTCAGGATCTGTCGAAAAAGCTGTTCTATACTCGACTTGCAAGGTTAGAAGTCTTACTTTGGGTTCTATATTGTGTATTTCACTACATTTTTAGGGCGTAATAGTTAACACTTGGTCCTTGACCTGTGtgattgcatgctaaaatgagagTTCTTGAGAGATTGAGTTTGAACATGCActcaagtaaaaaatttaagtttccaTCCAGGAGTAAATATTTCAAAACGTTTACTTTATGTAAAAGGTAAGCATTTCCTTGAAACTTTGGGTGGTAAAAAAATTGTGTGAAAAGATAGGAAAACTATTGAGAGGTTGATTTGAATTGCTCATCTCTATATGTGAGACCTAGGGAAAGAACGGGGGGAAATGGAGAGAACTAGAGATATTCTTATTACAAATGGGaacttttctctttctttttttttttctttgttttgaaCAAAATTGGTTCAAGAAATTGGAGCTTCATCCATGAATGCTGATCTCAGTGTGCAGGGAAattattctcatgatatgtaaatCTCGTAAATGTTTTTTCTAGTATGAATCTTTTGTATGTTTACTTATTGCTCTAGGATCTGAAgcatctcttatttctttctttttgctATCAAAATTGTAGATTATATTAAAATAGCAACCAAGTTATGGGTAACTGGTACAACCATTATTTTGACAAAAATATTGGGTAATTTTTtgcttcaaattaaaattcaggCTTATTTTGCTTTAATAATAGTTTAACTCAAGATGTTTTGCTTCTATTTGGATTTTTAATGGATATAAAATCTTCAATAAGCTTGTTCCTTAGGAGCATGATCTAAAATATGCCTGTTGTTGATCCATTTATCATACCTGATAGAATGATTTTTatccaaaatcaaatttgaaaCCTTGACGTGAGGAAGAGGGCACTTCTCCGATAGCAGATCCTCTGGTTAGTTCGAACTCGTACACTTCTTATACCCTCCCAACGCATGTTTGACACTTGACACTAGTATCAGTACTCCTAGTCTTAATCCTTAGATGCTGATGTATTCTTTATTGGAGTGTGCTCGATGTTTTTGTCTAGTATGTCACCTGATGTTTGACATTTTCACCATCTTCTCAGGTCTTAATTCCTGTAAAGGTTGCTTGTTTTTGCAAAGCGTGATTCCTATGAAGGGCCACTCCATAAAAATTCCTATGGAGTACAATCGTCCTACCGAGCCCAAAACATTCACTGCCCTCTATATCTTTCATTAAACCTGGCAGCTTTAATTAATTTGGACCAACGGCTGAAGAAGGATTCTCCATAGGGATTCCTATGCAGGGTCCTTCTATCGAAATTGCACTCGCACTTGGTCTTGCAAATAAGTATGTACAACGTCACATTACAGCTTAAGTCAAGTGGAAGGCGCTATATAGAAATTGTATTTGATTTTGCAAACAAGTAGTTACATTTTTTTTTCAGATGCTTCCCTCTTTAATGGTCTGAGGCTATGCTTTTGAACTCTTGCATAAccatgtcttgtagggctttgTCTCAAaagcatttaattttaattccatAAACTGCAGTCATAAAAATAATGATGCCTTTCTTTCTACAGCATTCCCGGTCGTTGTGAATCCTTCTGGAAGGAGCTTGATGGGGTGAAACACATATGGCAAAACAGGAAGGAGCTCAAGGTCGAAGATGCTGGCATTGCTGCTCTGTTTGGGCTGGAGTTATATGCATGGTTCTGTGTCGGCGAGATAGTTGGAAGAGGATGTACTTTCACTGGCTACTATGTCTAAGGAGTCGGCATCCATCTGAATTCCTTTAGTTTTCCTGCATTCCGGTTTGATCAATCTTCTCGCCTTTTTCCCTACTTGCAAAATTTTGTTCACCATAGAATTTTTAAGCTGGCAATCAGCGAGACAAGCATAGTTTCCTTGCATTAAATAATCAATTGACATGCTCTCGTCAATCAGTGACTTGACTTTTTTGCTTGAACGTTATGTGCTTCAAATCTCACTCAATAATCTGAGCAACAACAAAGTCATCTATGAAAGCTACAACATATCATTCATCGATGAAACATTAGATAAAGAGACATACCCTCCCTCTACATGTATGTACTATCATTATGCCAAAAGATGATTATGGTCAATCCTGACGTTCCTCACAGTTTATCCTCAGGTTATGAGAAGAGAGGTAAACCATGGGATCAGTTTATAGCCAATCGCCAAGTGGCTAAAGGGTAGAAGGAATTTTTTTTCCCGAGAGCATGTGTCTATCTAAAATTGATCCCTTATCTCATTATAGTAAATCTATCACCCTTTAACCAATTGGGCACCATTTCTATCATATTCATTATAACATTGGAGAGTCTTAAAAGAGACACGACAGCAAGTTGATCAGCTAAAGCATGGAGAATGCTTTTGCTAATGGATGCAAAAACAACTCTTCAGAAAAATGTTCGAGTCAAAGACGAATGAAATGAGTCATTGTTCATTGACTTGAAACTTGCTATTCCTTCATTAAGACCTAAATGTGGAGTTTTCATCAAAATAGAAAAAAGATGAATAGATCATTGACATTGTGCAATTTCTATGCAACTTTTCTTTAGATTTCATGTTGTTAAAACAGGTAGCTTCTCCTTCTCTGACTAAGGAAATCATGACATGTGAAATGTATTACTTTTCCTGAAGTCTTCTCAAAACTGATGTTCACTTTCCAGTTCCTAAACTGGATAGTTCACAGCCTTCCTAAGCATTGGGGAATTCTATTCCTCATGCCAGAACAGATCTTGTGTTTGGATAGTTTCACTAGACAGAACTGTAATAAAGTTGGTACCTGAAAATTAATACGTTGTTGCATTAATTAATCATAGTACTGTTAAAACTAAATGATAACATTTGATTAAAATAAATGAGTGTGCCAAAACTGAATGATGGTATATGTGAATTACTTATGCAATAAGTAAATAATGATACTTGTTTGGGTTGCACAAATGGTCAGTAGGATTGCTAGAGAGGGAGATGTTGTTCTTGGTGTATAGTGGAATCTCCATGTCGCTCTTCAATGCCCACTAGCTTTCTCCATCAACAAGTGCACAAACCATGGTTCCTTACGGCATATCGATTAGGAGGCAGAGAATTTAGGTGTCATTGTCTTCCTCAAAAGTCCATTGCATCGACAAAGTTTGGCCATGAGACGAGGCATCCATACTAGATTTGACTCGTACAATTCAATCTGATGTAAATGCGGGATAAATTCCAATGTTTTATTCATTCAAAAACTTTCCACTAGAGGTCATGAGTCTAAATTTGACGGCCAAAAATTAGGGGTTCGAATTTATAGAATAACAATAGTCACTTAAAGTAAGAGGAAGAATTTAAATGTCACTCCACATCTCTTTCATTTCAGTTGCAGAGTGGAAAAAATCTgattcttttccttccttttgATTATTCCTCTAGTGGTTCCCTGCTTTACTTCATTTTATTGGTGACACTATCACCTCGGCTGCCGGGCCCGTGCAAGCAGTATCCTAACATCGCTCAAGGGGATTAGTGAGGTCTACCGGGAGTCAGTGGGGCCCATTCAACTTTAATCACATTGGGACACTGACGGCATAGACGGGGTTGAATTTTCTTCCATGGGGGCTATGCTTTACCCCATTCTAGATATCATGCAATATTACTATATATCCAGTGGAACATATAATAGAATATATAGATTGCTTTGGGTTGAAgattattattgataattttgattatctatttaagattatcaataaaaatttaatttaatttatgtaATGAGTGATTCTTCATAATGGAGTATACCCACCGTATCAATAAATGAGGAATATCGAAATACTTTGGAAGTGTAAGGTTTTCCACGATTCTagctttagtattttttttttcaaaattatcctCTAATTTTTTCACGATCCGTGCCCCTTGTCTTCATGGTCACCTCTTTCATtacagttcggatcctctgttccGAAActtctctgtccccgtgtctccttgtcgatcggacggatcatATTACATCTTAAGACATCATGACATccttaagatgtgtgcagtatgctcgtgatgtgcaaggcatccttgagatgtaatctgatccGTCTGATCGGCAAGGGGACACGTGGCCCTTGCCTTCATGGTCACCCCTTTCATTGCAGTTCAGATCCTCTGTCTCGAAACTTCTCTGTCCTCATGTCTCTTTGTCGATCGGACGAACCAGATTACATCTTAAGACATTATGACATccttaagatgtgtgcagtatgCTCGTGATGTGTAAGGCattcttgagatgtaatctgatccGCCTGATCGGCaaggggacacggggacagaaaAATTTTGGGATAGAGGATCCGAACTGCTTTCATTGCCTCCCTCGGTACTAACCGGGTTAGCTGTTCCAACCCTAGTGCCTGCTCATCCTTTGCATCATCGGCACCTAGGAACCTTGGGCTCACCTCGAGGCCTAGTGCAAGTGTGGCGGCGCCTTCATCGACGAACTCGACCACCGCTTCGAACTCCTTCCCACCAATCCCTTCGACCTAGGTGTGTGCCTCACCGAGTCCACCATCAGCGCCTCTAGAGGTAGTAAGTTCATTGTCGACCTCACCAGCGCCTATGGCAGTCGCCTCGCCCGGACCTCTTCCTCCACCCGCCACCCCTGTGGAGAATCAACGAAGCCCTCATCAGACTATGTTAGGTTTGTGATGTCATCAACAATCTCGGGTGAGGGACGAAGCAACATTGGTGTCCACTCGAAAGTGGAGGTCGAGAGCGGCACATTCGGTGCATCGACGACGCGATCATGTTCGTAGCAATCGACATGCCATGGATCTCAGCATTGCAGTGTGCCGCCTCTTCTCCAACAAGCTCCATCGAGGGCTTTTGTTCTCCAACTTATTGCACCGGCAATCTGCAGTCCAAACATTTGTTTGATGCCATTGAATGTGCACAGATTTGATGGTGTAGATGCATGTATTTGACTTCTTGAACTAGACTAATACAGAAATATTAAACTAGGTGATATGAGATATTGGAGTAGACCCGGAGTTGACATGATAGTCAAAGTCAATGTGAAATGGCGGTTAAAACGTCGCTCTCATCAGGTCTTACCTCCTCACTCAGCGCCAAGCCCTTCGGTATAAGGACAACCATCCTAAGAGTTGGTCGGACTTGAAAGATCTAGTGCTCGCTTGTAAACAATCGGCCGACACAAAGACCGTCAAAAACCTGCACTACATAACTCTGTTATATAGCCGATCGGATCAAAGGTCGGCTAGACGTATCTAAGCTTAGTATTCGCTCTCCCAATGTAGGGTTGAACAACCCTGGAGCCGAGTGGGCTTAATGGACCTATCTACATGTTCAATGCAAAGACATACATACTAAATCTAAATGGCTCATAAGTCGGTCGGGTTTAATAGACTTATCTCTCCGTTCAGTACCTTAGTGTTAAGACATACAAACTAAATCCGAATGACCCCAAAGTCGATGGATCATATGAGATACAACTCCCCATTGCTGCAGCGTATTCTCTTAGTATATAGTTGGATGAACCTATGGGCTTCAGTGTACTCATATGTCAGTCCTCCTTCATACGACCGATCAGTTATAAAACTGGTCAGGTTTACAGGGCTCAACGTCCCTATCTCCTACACAAGTCGATCGGTTACAACGCCTGTCAAAATAAACTCATTTGATCTTAATTCACCGGTCAAGCATATGAGGTCCAACTTCCCACTTCTGCAATATTATTTTCAGCTCACAGGCTCAGTCTTATAATACAACTCTCAGTATAAAGATCGGCTCCATGGACAACCAAACTTATAATGCAGTGCTCCTCGTTTTATAAGGGTATAAATCCTTTATCATACAGCTGGTCGGAAGCAGGGTCAGTCAGATTTCTTTCATGAGACAGCAGTGCCAGAGAATCACAACAACTCGTCAGAGAATAACGATTATTTGTCAAAGAATATTTTTATGTTACAGTATACTTATTCAGTGGAACCTTCCTCGAAGGTGACTCTACACATTCCATTAACTAACACATTATGACAACATATTCTCTCAATCATCTTATTAATAGCGCAAGTTATAAAAGACGATTTAGACACACTATTAATAGAAGATTCATCGGAGGGAGACTACACATCTTCCAGACTGTATACCTTCCATTACTTGATAGTTTTTGACGGCCAATATTTCTTGTCACCTCATTATTatagaggttatgagaggtgatatAAAAGGGAAAGTCCTTttcgttggccaggtatgctctcAGAGGCACATATATATACACATTTGCTATAGaattactattcatcttcttcacttTGGCTAGTCTACTatactaacttgagcatcaaAGGCCCTATGCCAAGGACCTCTTCCCTTGTTCTCGCTCTAACATTCTATGAGATCTCTCTTTCGTGTGCGCAGAGAGGAAGAAAGCACTTAGATCCTTTTTCACTCTAGTTCGTAATCTTTTCTTTAGTTCCAGCTCTTCTCCATGTCCACAACAATGTCATCTGTCCAACACGCCATCTCCACCACTTTCAGATACTTGTTTACATACTAAAACATCTAAATCTaaagttgaattttaaattatattttattctctataattttaattatagaaTTATTTGATGATATGATAACTCGAATCAAatacattttattttatgatgagaAAGTAAGTCAAAATTAGTATACTTTATTATTCAATTTGAAATCCATAAAATGAAACTCTTGTAGGATTTTGATATATCATGTGAGCCGTCCCAAGGCCTCAGATACTCAAGAGCTTAGGGGGTTGGAAGCTCGAGCCTGAGTCCTTCGAGAGTCCGAATTTCGAGGATTGTAAAAATTTAGAAGTCCAAGTCTAAGTAGTCCGGATCCTCTGGACTACTTTTACAATCTAGAGAATATCCTCtttgcatgtattgatggagATGCATGATTCTCACTTGTAAAATAGATAGGGATTATACACCTCTACCAATACATGGAAAGGGAGCATCCCGTCAAGTCCAAACCCATGAGAGTCATAGCACGCAGGGGGCTCGGACTTGAAGGTGGGAATTAAAGGAGGGTGGATCGGTTATGCTACAGCAGTCGTCTCCGTTATAGCACAATCATTACAATCATTATGAAACAACGACGATAGTTACAAGGAAGAAGGCATATAAGAAAGATGTAACGGCCTGAGACAGGGGCTATCATCTTCCTCTTTCACGAATCCTTTCTTCGTACGTTTTTTCTGAAGCCACAGGCTCACTTAAACAAAGAAGAGGTGCTCACAAATTCACATCAACAGTAACCACTATCAAACCGCAAGAACTCAATTTAGTTATCCCTTGGAACATTTCTTTTAATATTGTAAGTCCAATGGCCAGCTGCACTTCCACTatagtttgtttatttatttattggtaAAGGCACTTTGTTGTCGTTATTTTAAACTACTTTTTAAGAATAAAGACGAAAATTTCCCTctcatttttctaaaaaattttatcaaTGTACGTAACAGTGACACCAATAAAAACATTGTAAATTTTCATGGGGTCAAACGAATCACCTTCGTTATTAAACTTTTCTAAAAAAATTGGACGCTTCGAATTAAGATAGTATTTACATATGCGCAATTAtagcataaaataaaattttaaaaaaaaatagatagagaaaaaattatatatcatttaaAATGACATATGACGAGTGACGTCTTCTGTCTCTTCCTCTGTCTAAAGAGGATTCGTGCGGAGCGA is a window encoding:
- the LOC121981146 gene encoding uncharacterized protein LOC121981146, giving the protein MASRLHQLRSKAGQASEFIAKHGGAYYKELLEKNKQYIVQPPTIEACQDLSKKLFYTRLASIPGRCESFWKELDGVKHIWQNRKELKVEDAGIAALFGLELYAWFCVGEIVGRGCTFTGYYV